The Podospora pseudocomata strain CBS 415.72m chromosome 3, whole genome shotgun sequence genome window below encodes:
- a CDS encoding Spore killing protein 2 (COG:S; EggNog:ENOG503PCUK) — protein sequence MALTQVFDYMITYGVSYGYVAAGRCLLLLYVDRDDWQTLYCHPCLPADDVGEPTNDWTDRLSHTAVAQLVSFCLSSFQSEALEGQSLETALSVAKATLKTWPEPYADVANLGLEPAELSSAPSSQNTDISEFTSKAKPTGRNVALRSRSSCKPAAVLPPGNEHDEHDEEDHSKPGASRSRLAANKRRCGPSSGDEDEDIAMADPVPTRQYCTQACLLGLKRGKDLDENCPNVSLHRFDSSSRHPVNAHRFTDMVEQQLLLSPYKGCRIVDFWGKRGAMGWLFKLELLPYSYTFVGKGTLEGRLRRLEHEGRVYARLDHLQGDVVPVHLGLVRLDRGYILPGFEFVFHMMLMSWAGQTPSASMDDAETLKSESLKAVWREGVDHGDDNRANYLWNAERRRMMIIDFDRARLFPPPKPRAVSRLPEPKRKRDNSSEK from the exons ATGGCACTGACGCAAGTCTTCGACTACATGATCACCTACGGGGTATCATATGGTTATGTTGCTGCGGGCCGGTGCTTGCTACTCCTCTACGTTGACAGAGATGATTGGCAAACGCTGTACTGTCATCCGTGCCTGCCGGCCGACGATGTGGGCGAGCCGACCAACGACTGGACCGACCGGCTATCCCACACCGCAGTGGCTCAACTAGTCAGCTTCTGCCTGTCCAGCTTTCAGTCCGAAGCTCTCGAGGGACAATCTCTCGAAACAGCACTGTCTGTAGCCAAGGCGACACTGAAAACATGGCCGGAGCCATACGCGGATGTGGCCAATCTTGGGCTGGAGCCCGCCGAGTTATCGTCGGCGCCGTCGTCGCAGAACACGGACATCTCAGAGTTTACGTCCAAAGCAAAACCGACCGGTCGGAATGTGGCCTTGCGGTCTCGGTCGTCTTGCAAACCGGCAGCGGTACTCCCCCCAGGCAACGAGCATGACGAACACGACGAAGAGGACCATTCGAAACCCGGCGCATCTCGCTCAAGGCTGGCGGCTAACAAGCGGAGGTGCGGTCCCTCGAgtggtgacgaggacgaggatatCGCCATGGCTGACCCGGTGCCCACCAGGCAATACTGCACACAAGCGTGCCTATTAGGTCTCAAGAGAGGGAAAGATCTGGACGAGAATTGCCCCAATGTCTCATTGCATCGCTTCGATAGCTCCTCTCGGCATCCCGTCAATGCCCATCGTTTTACCGATATGgtggagcagcagcttctCTTAAGTCCCTACAAGGGATGCCGGATAGTGGACTTCTGGGGCAAGAGAGGAGCGATGGGCTGGCTTTTTAAGCTGGAGCTTCTTCCATACAGCTACACATTTGTTGGCAAAGGAACACTGGAGGGCCGCCTCCGTCGTTTGGAGCACGAAGGCCGGGTCTACGCACGGCTTGATCATCTTCAGGGCGATGTGGTACCGGTGCATCTGGGCCTCGTGCGCCTCGATCGTGGCTACATTCTCCCGGGGTTCGAGTTTGTTTTTCACATGATGCTCATGTCGTGGGCGGGCCAGACGCCAAGCGCTAGTATGGACGACGCCGAGACGCTGAAGAGCGAGTCATTGAAGGCCGTCTggagggagggtgttgatcaTGGGGATGACAATAGGGCTAATTATCTCTGGAACGCCGAGCGTCGTCGCATGATGATCATCGACTTCGACCGAGCCCGCCtcttcccacctcccaagccTCGAGCGGTTTCCAGGCTCCCAGAACCGAAGAGGAAGCGTGATAATAGTTCCGAG AAATAA
- a CDS encoding hypothetical protein (COG:B; EggNog:ENOG503NZ0W): MASVVRSTALRAGGACVRCRKGKTKCVYENGRAPCKNCAKGMHECYLPSESMAHGGHGVSPARMQHRIRESLPSERVVSSSAVDRQVPAGPSSSVSRHASAAHEKLTPELMTECERVISKTLPACVAFHKPTFLVALKNASMEPTMVNALLTTAARHSPAMIRRYGGHGSSSTAAEHFASKTINLVMQNLDTPSLADIQSVCLLILHEWGCRNAVRAYTYLGLAARMAQMYRLVHHHNSTNEPDQFQMEESFRRTLWLIYILDCFLTSSPGRHPALTHLDVQDVSLPCLDMNYNFTSPVHVRTLSGAPPAGLKDPSAQLSEVGEFGHIVLATKAWRQVVEMMTTTTLATFSDERCVQLEQDIEVLRQSLPMHFADKPNNINLHITMGSGYTYAFIHCLLNCGTIFVNRRRMLQVVTDENFSIDLWRGSSHTHVQTVDKIFAASHSIIHSLLALETGADKDSILCFPLFMLFAAFTAGSTVAYLTLKGLAPANSSESAFNIVRDSVRMCQDGAESWPLVIPWQRHLSVMSKVLRDVKSAPRDKAREDSKKRALSPSVKDDNVSQTDTNPDAMDYEQPDVSAAGPQAVPTTEGRASEPPVPRKTGITTINGGPVAVPTPADSPPPPVSVVAKVDSPSPASPGSALGGVQSSSTGPDVPDVDMTALELCAAFERQLLELDDLAAFMGGGVGSAPS; encoded by the exons ATGGCGTCGGTCGTGCGATCGACAGCCCTCCGGGCCGGTGGTGCCTGTGTGCGCTGCCGGAAGGGCAAGACCAAGTGTGTCTACGAAAACGGCAGAGCACCATGCAAAAACTGCGCCAAGGGAATGCACGAATGCTATCTCCCCTCTGAGTCCATGGCCCATGGTGGTCATGGAGTATCGCCAGCCCGGATGCAGCACCGCATCCGGGAGTCTTTGCCCAGCGAACGGGTGGTTTCAAGCAGCGCTGTTGATCGCCAGGTACCGGCCGGTCCCAGTTCCAGCGTGTCGCGTCACGCCTCGGCGGCGCATGAAAA ACTTACACCCGAGCTCATGACGGAATGCGAGCGAGTCATCAGCAAGACCCTACCGGCCTGTGTTGCCTTCCACAAGCCGACCTTTTTGGTGGCGCTCAAGAATGCCTCGATGGAGCCGACCATGGTCAACGCGCTATTGACCACAGCTGCGCG GCACTCCCCCGCCATGATTCGCCGGTATGGCGGACACGGTAGCAGCAGCACTGCGGCCGAGCATTTTGCCAGCAAGACCATTAACCTGGTGATGCAGAATCTGGACACGCCTAGCCTTGCTGATATCCAGTCCGTCTGCCTCCTGATTCTGCACGAATGGGGTTGCCGCAATGCTGTTCGCGCCTACACTTATCTTGGCCTTGCAGCTCGCATGGCGCAGATGTACAGgcttgtccaccaccacaactctACCAATGAGCCGGATCAGTTTCAGATGGAGGAGTCTTTCCGTCGCACACTTTGGCTCATCTACATCCTGGATTGCTTCTTGACCAGCAGCCCAGGACGCCATCCAGCACTGACCCACCTTGATGTCCAAGATGTTTCACTGCCCTGTCTCGACATGAATTACAACTTTACGAGTCCTGTACATGTTCGCACCCTCAGCGGCGCCCCCCCAGCGGGCTTGAAGGATCCCTCTGCCCAACTCAGCGAGGTGGGCGAGTTTGGTCATATTGTCTTGGCCACCAAGGCCTGGCGCCAAGTCGTCGAGATGATGACCACCACAACGTTGGCCACCTTTTCCGATGAGAGGTGTGTGCAGCTTGAGCAAGACATTGAGGTCCTCAGACAGTCCCTTCCCATGCACTTTGCCGACAAgcccaacaacatcaacctccacatCACCATGGGCAGCGGCTACACGTATGCCTTTATCCACTGCCTCTTGAACTGCGGCACCATCTTTGTCAACCGCAGACGCATGCTCCAGGTGGTCACGGACGAGAACTTTAGCATCGACTTGTGGCGTGGATCTTCCCACACTCACGTCCAGACTGTTGACAAGATCTTTGCGGCTTCTCACAGCATCATCCACTCGCTGTTGGCCTTGGAAACCGGAGCTGACAAGGACAGCATCCTGTGCTTCCCTCTGTTTATGCTCTTTGCCGCCTTCACCGCCGGCTCAACCGTCGCATACCTTACACTGAAGGGACTGGCCCCCGCCAACTCGAGCGAGTCCGCATTCAACATAGTGAGGGACAGTGTTCGCATGTGCCAGGACGGAGCCGAATCCTGGCCCCTGGTCATCCCCTGGCAGCGCCACCTCTCGGTCATGTCTAAGGTCCTTCGCGACGTGAAGAGCGCGCCACGCGACAAGGCCCGCGAAGACAGCAAGAAACGGGCCCTCTCGCCATCTGTCAAGGACGACAATGTCAGCCAAACCGACACGAATCCGGACGCGATGGACTATGAACAACCCGATGTGTCCGCTGCTGGCCCTCAAGCTGTCCCTACCACCGAGGGTCGGGCAAGCGAGCCCCCGGTACCCCGCAAGACCGGCATCACCACTATCAATGGTGGGCCTGTTGCCGTTCCCACACCCGCCGACagcccgccaccaccagtaTCAGTCGTCGCCAAGGTTgactccccttccccagccTCACCAGGCTCAGCTCTCGGCGGTGTCCAGTCGTCTAGTACCGGTCCCGATGTTCCCGACGTGGACATGACGGCGCTGGAGTTGTGCGCAGCGTTTGAGAGGCAGCTGCTCGAGCTGGATGACTTGGCCGCTTTCATGGGGGGCGGAGT TGGGAGTGCGCCGAGCTAG
- the JEN1 gene encoding Carboxylic acid transporter (COG:E; COG:G; COG:P; EggNog:ENOG503NXDP), with translation MTTPTLNYLTTRLPSLLPKSTHLSDIPNPFRLLASLDRQNWAFFSVAFFAWTWDAFDFFTVSLTLPDLAKSFGRSRTEITWGITLVLMFRTVGAVAFGVVGDRYGRRWGFVVNNGLFFVLELATGFCQTYSQFLACRALFGIAMGGLYGNAAATALEDLPPIARGLMSGLLQQGYAFGYLLSTAFSRALVDTTPYGWRPLFWFGACPPVLIIGLRLLLPETRTYQKLKMERELKHQQQQDEEEGSGQEGGTGTRKKGVTHVFWEQGKQVMRKEWLLLTYMVLLMAGFNFMSHGSQDLYPVLLDTQFLFSRDQGTTIQVIANVGAMLGGTTVGFMSQFAGRRLSILVMCVLGGALLYPYTATDVANQGWGRIAAAAFWEQFAVQGAWGVIPAHLMELSPAKFRTFVVGTSYQLGNLVSSASSTIESTIGERFPLPPETTPDGTVVGQRCEYGKVICIFMGCVYAYVVVLTLLGPECLGRRFDRRDSEALEDTGVVFGEDHEQGFEIFQGAQGEREKRDRKGEEAV, from the exons ATgaccacccccaccctcaactacctcaccacccgcctcccaagcctcctcccaaaatcaacccacctctccgACATCCCCAACCCATTCCGTCTATTAGCCTCCCTCGACAGACAGAACTGGGCTTTTTTCTCGGTGGCGTTCTTCGCTTGG ACATGGGACGCCTTCGACTTTTTTACTGTTTCTCTCACCCTTCCCGACCTTGCCAAGTCTTTTGGTCGGTCACGAACGGAGATAACGTGGGGGATTACACTGGTACTGATGTTCAGGACGGTGGGGGCGGTGGCgtttggggttgtgggggatcggtatgggaggaggtgggggtttGTGGTTAATAATgggttgttttttgttttggagttg GCAACCGGCTTTTGCCAAACCTACTCCCAATTCCTCGCCTGCCGCGCCCTTTTTGGGATAGCAATGGGCGGCCTGTATGGCAATGCAGCTGCCACCGCCCTTGAAGATCTCCCGCCGATCGCCCGCGGGTTGATGTCTGGTCTTCTCCAGCAAGGCTACGCTTTTGGCTatctcctctccaccgccttctcCCGCGCCTTGGTTGACACCACTCCCTATGGTTGGCGCCCATTATTCTGGTTTGGAGCTTGTCCTCCTGTTCTCATTATTGGTttgcggttgttgctgccagAGACGAGAACATACCAAAAGTTAAAGATGGAGCGAGAGCTcaaacaccagcagcagcaagatgaggaggagggttccGGCCAGGAGGGGGGAACTGGAACGCGCAAAAAGGGGGTGACGCATGTTTTTTGGGAGCAGGGAAAGCAAGTCATGAGAAAGGAATGGTTGTTGCTCACGTAcatggtgttgctgatggcaGGGTTCAACTTTATGAGTCATGGCTCGCAGGACTTGTATCCTGTGCTGCTTGACACGCAGTTTTTGTTTTCGAGGGATCAGGGGACGACTATTCAGGTTATTGCCAATGTCGGGGCTATGCTCGGGGGTACGACGGTTGGGTTTATGAGTCAGTTTGCGGGCAGGAGACTGAGTATCTTGGTGATGTGTGTTTTGGGAGGCGCGCTGTTGTATCCGTATACTGCGACTGATGTCGCCAATcagggatgggggaggattgCTGCGGCGGCGTTTTGGGAGCAGTTTGCTGTTCAGGGGGCTTGGGGGGTCATACCCGCTCATTTGATGGAGTTGTCTCCTGCGAAATTCCGgacttttgttgttggcACGTCGTATCAGCTGGGTAATCTGGTTAGCTCGGCATCGAGCACGATTGAGAGCACGATTGGGGAGAGGTTTCCACTGCCTCCGGAGACGACACCCGACGGGACAGTAGTTGGACAGAGATGCGAGTATGGGAAGGTCATCTGCATCTTCATGGGTTGCGTCTATGCGTAtgtggtggtgctgacgTTGCTGGGGCCGGAATGTCTTGGCAGGAGGTTTGACCGGCGTGATAGTGAGGCTTTGGAGGACACTGGGGTAGTATTTGGGGAGGATCATGAACAGGGTTTTGAGATCTTTCAAGGTGCACAGGGAGAAAGGGAGAAACGTGATCGGAAGGGTGAAGAGGCGGtatga